CCCTTGGTTTCCGGTCCGCGTTGTCCGTGAAAAATAAAACCATCCGGGTCAAAAATCTCGCCCGGGTCGAGGGCGAGGGCGCGCTCACCGTCAAGATCGAGGGCGATACGGTCGTCGACGTCCGGCTGGAGATCTTCGAGCCGCCGCGCTTTTTCGAGGCGCTGCTGCGCGGGCGGGAGTACGGCGAGGCCCCGGACATCACCGCCCGGATCTGCGGCATCTGTCCCGTCGCCTATCAAATGAGCGCGGTGCACGCGATGGAGAACGCCTTCGGGGTCGAAGTGGGCGGTCCGCTCCGGGCGCTGCGACGGCTGATCTATTGCGGCGAATGGATCGAGAGCCACGCGCTCCATGTCTATCTGCTTCACGCGCCGGACTTTTTAGGGTACGAGGACGCCCTCCGGATGGCCCGGGACCATCCGGGGATCGTCGAGCGGGGCCTCCGGCTGAAGCAGGTCGGAAACGAGATCATCCGCCTTTTGGGCGGGCGGGAGGTCCATCCCATCAATGTATGCGTCGGGGGGTTCTACAAGGTGCCGACCCGGCGCGAGCTCGACCCGCTGGCCGAGCGGCTCCGGTGGGCGCGGGACGCGGCGCTCGAGACGGTCCGGTGGACCGCCGCGCTGCCGTGTCCGGACTTTGATCAGGACTATGAATTCGTCGCGCTTCGCCATCCGTTCGAGTATCCCTTTAACGAAGGCCGTCTGGTTTCGAACCGCGGCCTGAACGCCGCGGTTCGCGAATACGAAGATCACTTCGTCGAAGAACAGGTGCCGCACAGCCACGCATTGCATTCGCGTTTTAAGAAGCGCGGCGCCTACCTGGTCGGCCCGCTCGCCCGCTACAGCCTGAACTTCGACCGGCTCTCGCCGATCGCGCGGGAGGCGGCGCGCGGGGCCGGTCTCTCTTCCGTCTGCCGAAATCCGTTCCGGAGCATCGTCGTACGGAGCGTCGAGATCCTCCAGGCCTGCGACGAGGCGCTCCGGATCATCGACGCTTATCAAAAACCGGACCGGCCCGCCGTTCCGATCCGGCCCCGCGCGGGGACGGGTTACGGCTGCACCGAGGCCCCCCGGGGCATTCTCTATCATCGCTACGGGGTGGACGGCGCGGGGCTGATTCGGGAGGCGAAGATCGTCCCCCCGACGTCCCAGAACCAGAAAATGATCGAGGAGGATCTGCGGCGCTTCATCCAGGCCCATGT
The DNA window shown above is from Nitrospiria bacterium and carries:
- a CDS encoding Ni/Fe hydrogenase subunit alpha — encoded protein: MKNKTIRVKNLARVEGEGALTVKIEGDTVVDVRLEIFEPPRFFEALLRGREYGEAPDITARICGICPVAYQMSAVHAMENAFGVEVGGPLRALRRLIYCGEWIESHALHVYLLHAPDFLGYEDALRMARDHPGIVERGLRLKQVGNEIIRLLGGREVHPINVCVGGFYKVPTRRELDPLAERLRWARDAALETVRWTAALPCPDFDQDYEFVALRHPFEYPFNEGRLVSNRGLNAAVREYEDHFVEEQVPHSHALHSRFKKRGAYLVGPLARYSLNFDRLSPIAREAARGAGLSSVCRNPFRSIVVRSVEILQACDEALRIIDAYQKPDRPAVPIRPRAGTGYGCTEAPRGILYHRYGVDGAGLIREAKIVPPTSQNQKMIEEDLRRFIQAHVELPKEELGRRCEQTVRNYDPCISCATHFLRLRYERV